The Takifugu flavidus isolate HTHZ2018 chromosome 17, ASM371156v2, whole genome shotgun sequence genome contains a region encoding:
- the LOC130514108 gene encoding inositol monophosphatase 1-like yields MEDPWQKAYDFAVEVARIAGEEVRKAGESEIKVQTKSSAVDLVTKTDERVEKIIIGSLKKEFGEGTHCFIGEESVANGQACILTDKPTWIIDPVDGTTNFVHGFPFVAVSIAFAVNKQLEFGVVYSCLEDKMYKARKGKGAFCNDEKIQVSDVQEIRKSIIISEHGTDRRKEVVSKIFSSMQKILCIPVHGLRGSGTAATNMCLVATGAVEAFFEIGIHCWDIAAGAVIVTEAGGVLMDVNGGPFDLMSRRMLCANEKIIADRIIKEIEIFDVTRDDVQTKK; encoded by the exons ATGGAAGATCCCTGGCAGAAGGCCTACGACTTCGCAGTCGAGGTGGCGAGAATCGCCGGAGAG GAGGTCAGGAAAGCCGGAGAGAGCGAGATTAAGGTCCAGACCAAGAGCTCGGCCGTGGATCTGGTCACCAAGACCGACGAGAGGGTGGAGAAGATCATCATCGGGTCCCTGAAGAAGGAATTCGGAGAGGGGACGCACTG CTTCATCGGGGAGGAGTCGGTGGCCAACGGGCAGGCCTGCATCTTAACGGACAAACCCACCTGGATCATCGACCCCGTGGATGGAACCACCAACTTTGTCCACGG ATTCCCGTTTGTGGCCGTGTCGATCGCCTTCGCCGTCAACAAGCAG TTGGAGTTCGGGGTGGTGTACAGCTGCTTGGAGGACAAGATGTACAAGGCCCGGAAGGGGAAAGGAGCTTTCTGCAACGACGAGAAGATCCAGGTCTCCGATGTGCAAG AAATCAGGAAGTCCATTATCATCTCTGAGCACGGGACCGACAGGCGCAAGGAGGTAGTCAGCAAGATCTTCAGCTCCATGCAGAAGATCCTCTGCATCCCGGTGCACGG GCTGCGCGGGTCTGGGACCGCCGCCACTAACATGTGTCTAGTAGCAACGGGGGCCGTGGAGGCCTTCTTCGAGATCGGGATCCACTGCTGGGACATCGCCGCCGGGGCGGTCATCGTTACCGAAGCGGGGGGAGTCCTGATGGATGTGAACG GGGGACCCTTCGATCTGATGTCCCGACGGATGCTTTGCGCAAACGAAAAAATCATCGCGGACCGGATCATCAAGGAAATAGAAATTTTCGACGTAACGAGGGATGACGTGCAGACAAAGAAATGA
- the LOC130514107 gene encoding inositol monophosphatase 1-like isoform X2, producing MADVWKECTDYCVEVVKHAGQVIREALQKDINVMEKSSPVDLVTETDQRVEQLIISSIKEKFPTHSFIGEESVAAGAPSVLTDNPTWIIDPIDGTTNFVHRFPFVSVSVGFAVKKEAEFGIVYSCAEDKMYTARRGGGAFCNGEPINVSQQEDISQSLVLTEMGFKKNPEHFKTMLRNINAILTIPVHGIRCPGSAAVNMCLVACGSADAYYHMGIHCWDMAGGAVIATEAGGVVMDVSGGPFDLMSRRLIVASSRKIAERISKEIKEFEVGRDDAGGQ from the exons ATGGCTGATGTTTGGAAAGAATGTACGGATTATTGTGTGGAGGTAGTCAAACATGCTGGACAG GTGATCCGTGAGGCGCTCCAGAAAGACATCAACGTCATGGAGAAGAGCTCGCCGGTCGACCTGGTCACCGAGACGGACCAGAGAGTGGAACAACTCATTATATCCTCCATTAAAGAGAAGTTCCCCACTCACAG CTTCATCGGTGAGGAATCTGTAGCCGCCGGTGCCCCCAGTGTTCTAACAGACAATCCCACTTGGATCATTGACCCGATTGATGGGACCACCAACTTTGTTCACAG GTTCCCCTTTGTGTCCGTATCCGTCGGCTTTGCCGTGAAGAAAGAGGCGG AGTTCGGGATCGTTTACAGCTGCGCGGAGGACAAAATGTACACGGCGCGCAGAGGCGGGGGCGCCTTCTGCAACGGCGAGCCCATCAACGTGTCCCAACAGGAAG ACATCAGCCAATCACTGGTCCTGACAGAGATGGGCTTCAAGAAGAATCCGGAGCATTTCAAAACAATGTTGCGCAACATCAACGCCATCCTTACCATTCCTGTCCACGG CATCCGTTGTCCAGGCAGCGCCGCCGTCAACATGTGTCTGGTGGCGTGCGGGTCGGCTGACGCTTACTACCACATGGGCATCCACTGCTGGGACATGGCCGGAGGGGCCGTGATCGCCACCGAAGCGGGCGGAGTCGTCATGGACGTCTCCG GCGGCCCGTTCGACCTGATGTCCCGGAGGCTGATCgtggccagcagcaggaagataGCGGAGCGCATCTCTAAAGAGATAAAAGAGTTTGAGGTCGGCAGGGACGACGCCGGCGGCCAGTGA
- the LOC130514107 gene encoding inositol monophosphatase 1-like isoform X1 has product MYGLLCGGSQTCWTESVAVRHLKGESLLKEKMQPAVKLACSCQVIREALQKDINVMEKSSPVDLVTETDQRVEQLIISSIKEKFPTHSFIGEESVAAGAPSVLTDNPTWIIDPIDGTTNFVHRFPFVSVSVGFAVKKEAEFGIVYSCAEDKMYTARRGGGAFCNGEPINVSQQEDISQSLVLTEMGFKKNPEHFKTMLRNINAILTIPVHGIRCPGSAAVNMCLVACGSADAYYHMGIHCWDMAGGAVIATEAGGVVMDVSGGPFDLMSRRLIVASSRKIAERISKEIKEFEVGRDDAGGQ; this is encoded by the exons ATGTACGGATTATTGTGTGGAGGTAGTCAAACATGCTGGACAG AATCTGTTGCCGTTAGACACCTGAAGGGTGAGAGTCTATTAAAGGAAAAGATGCAGCCAGCCGTTAAACTGGCGTGTTCCTGCCAGGTGATCCGTGAGGCGCTCCAGAAAGACATCAACGTCATGGAGAAGAGCTCGCCGGTCGACCTGGTCACCGAGACGGACCAGAGAGTGGAACAACTCATTATATCCTCCATTAAAGAGAAGTTCCCCACTCACAG CTTCATCGGTGAGGAATCTGTAGCCGCCGGTGCCCCCAGTGTTCTAACAGACAATCCCACTTGGATCATTGACCCGATTGATGGGACCACCAACTTTGTTCACAG GTTCCCCTTTGTGTCCGTATCCGTCGGCTTTGCCGTGAAGAAAGAGGCGG AGTTCGGGATCGTTTACAGCTGCGCGGAGGACAAAATGTACACGGCGCGCAGAGGCGGGGGCGCCTTCTGCAACGGCGAGCCCATCAACGTGTCCCAACAGGAAG ACATCAGCCAATCACTGGTCCTGACAGAGATGGGCTTCAAGAAGAATCCGGAGCATTTCAAAACAATGTTGCGCAACATCAACGCCATCCTTACCATTCCTGTCCACGG CATCCGTTGTCCAGGCAGCGCCGCCGTCAACATGTGTCTGGTGGCGTGCGGGTCGGCTGACGCTTACTACCACATGGGCATCCACTGCTGGGACATGGCCGGAGGGGCCGTGATCGCCACCGAAGCGGGCGGAGTCGTCATGGACGTCTCCG GCGGCCCGTTCGACCTGATGTCCCGGAGGCTGATCgtggccagcagcaggaagataGCGGAGCGCATCTCTAAAGAGATAAAAGAGTTTGAGGTCGGCAGGGACGACGCCGGCGGCCAGTGA